One segment of Triticum aestivum cultivar Chinese Spring chromosome 2A, IWGSC CS RefSeq v2.1, whole genome shotgun sequence DNA contains the following:
- the LOC123187438 gene encoding probable lysophospholipase BODYGUARD 4, whose product MAALADLVSRPAEWPGAAMAALAAAVFAALDVVDVLLCLVYGVLDGFLEESPLGCYCQRSRGKAPAGEEDDGVSDTLYVRRSACRDALLRLLGPVGGGTRRKEDASPAKARSPRWSDCGCGKCGKWRSNGGDRLHFVLQEPTAPNKGAEETRSESDRGDDAIFIHGFTSSSSFWAQTVFPEPAAANHRRLIAVDLLGFGDSPKPVNCAYTLQDHVEAIERSLIDPLHLGSFHLVSHSMGCTIAIALAAKHPARVKSVTLVAPPYFLPCEERASQVALRRLAEKKLWPPLLFGSAVMSWYEHIGRTICFVVCKNHRFWEWLIKIVTRTSGVDIVVRDLTRHTHHSAWHTMHNVICGGARAQDRNLEALAAAGVPVRVVHGDGDQVVPVECSSRHLKSKLPHAELRVVGGRDHRTVVFGREEELAQELRAFWSGCEKVGCAG is encoded by the exons ATGGCCGCGCTCGCAGATCTCGTGTCGCGCCCCGCGGAATGGCCGGGGGCCGCGATGGCGGCGCTCGCGGCCGCCGTGTTCGCGGCCCTGGACGTCGTCGACGTGCTCCTCTGCCTCGTCTACGGCGTCCTCGACGGATTCCTGGAGGAGAGCCCGCTCGGCTGCTACTGTCAGCGGAGCCGGGGAAAGGCCCCGGCGGGGGAGGAGGACGACGGGGTGTCCGACACATTGTACGTCCGGAGGAGCGCGTGCCGGGACGCGCTGCTGCGGCTCCTCGGGCCGGTCGGCGGGGGGACGAGGAGGAAGGAGGACGCGTCGCCGGCGAAGGCGCGGAGCCCGAGGTGGTCCGACTGCGGATGCGGGAAGTGCGGGAAGTGGCGGAGCAACGGCGGCGACCGGCTGCACTTCGTCCTGCAGGAGCCGACGGCGCCCAACAAAG GTGCAGAGGAGACGCGAAGCGAGAGTGACCGCGGAGACGACGCCATCTTCATCCACGGCttcacgtcctcctcctccttctgggCGCAGACCGTGTTCCCCGAACCCGCCGCCGCGAACCACCGCAGGCTGATCGCCGTGGATCTCCTCGGCTTCGGCGACAGCCCCAAGCCGGTGAACTGCGCGTACACGCTGCAAGACCACGTCGAGGCCATCGAGCGGAGCCTCATCGACCCGCTCCACCTGGGCTCCTTCCACCTCGTCAGCCACTCGATGGGCTGCACCATCGCCATCGCCCTGGCCGCCAAGCACCCGGCGCGGGTCAAATCGGTCACGCTCGTCGCCCCG CCGTACTTCCTGCCGTGCGAGGAGAGGGCGAGCCAGGTGGCGCTGCGCAGGCTCGCCGAGAAGAAGCTCTGGCCGCCGTTGCTGTTCGGCTCGGCGGTGATGTCCTGGTACGAGCACATCGGGAGGACCATCTGCTTCGTCGTCTGCAAGAACCACCGGTTCTGGGAGTGGCTCATCAAGATCGTCACGCGCACGAG CGGCGTGGACATCGTGGTGAGGGACCTGACGAGGCACACGCACCACTCGGCGTGGCACACGATGCACAACGTGATCTGCGGCGGGGCGAGGGCGCAGGACCGGAACCTtgaggcgctggcggcggcgggggtgcCGGTGAGGGTCGTCCACGGCGACGGGGACCAGGTGGTTCCGGTCGAGTGCAGCAGCCGCCACCTGAAGTCGAAGCTCCCGCACGCGGAGCTGCGTGTTGTCGGCGGACGCGACCACCGGACGGTGGTGTTCGGCAGGGAGGAGGAGCTGGCCCAAGAGCTCCGGGCGTTCTGGTCGGGCTGCGAGAAGGTAGGGTGTGCAGGCTAA